Proteins co-encoded in one Setaria viridis chromosome 9, Setaria_viridis_v4.0, whole genome shotgun sequence genomic window:
- the LOC117836346 gene encoding uncharacterized protein, with amino-acid sequence MGSLVTASVSVASGGTQVDDIRKFLRSLSGVTNLDFNYGGMLKMEKSSQWCPKFNNLRTLTLGKWCLPEDYYALKVFLQNCPNLVKLTLKLKECNYTSQSIIGELDEGSFTCQHIEMLEIVCLEGDRNVLEKLFPEGGATFGQVRFRH; translated from the exons ATGGGATCACTAGTGACAGCATCAGTTTCAGTTGCTTCAGGAGGTACTCAGGTTGATGATATCCGCAAGTTCCTCAGGAGCCTATCTGGAGTCACAAATTTGGATTTCAACTATGGAGGAATG CTGAAGATGGAAAAAAGTTCGCAATGGTGCCCGAAATTCAACAATCTTAGAACCCTGACTCTTGGTAAATGGTGCCTGCCTGAAGACTACTATGCCCTTAAAGTCTTCCTTCAGAACTGTCCTAATCTAGTGAAGCTAACTCTGAAACTTAAGGAG TGTAACTATACATCTCAAAGCATCATTGGTGAGCTGGATGAAGGATCGTTCACATGTCAGCACATTGAGATGCTTGAAATTGTATGCTTAGAGGGTGACCGCAACGTTCTGGAGAAGCTTTTTCCTGAGGGTGGTGCAACCTTTGGTCAGGTTCGCTTCAGACACTGA